The nucleotide window CGCCCATTCATCAAGTCCATACCCAGGAAAACGCCTAGGGTTCGAAGAAGAGCATTATCAATGATTCCCCGGAGCTTATTAAATATGTgcaaataaatagaaaagaCTGCGAGAGTAGTCAGCACGCAAATCCATGTAGCTTTATTGTAGGGCGCGAGCAGACTTGGCATTTTAATGCTGCTCTTTGGCGCCAGAATTCGGATATCTCCTCTAGCCACCGGATACGAACGTTCGATTCGTTCTTTAAATTTTGTGCCATATGGCATATAATTGAGCCACATTTCGGAACCACCGAATTGATGGTCCGCCCACCTTTCGTAACGATATGTAAAGTTTTGGTAGGATAGAAATTGGGCTTCCGTCACATTGATGGAACTTGAAGTAGCGTTCATGGCCTTGTAGACTGCTTTCGCGTGGCCAAAATCTgtaccgaaaattttgaacaccCTCTCTTCTTTTACCCACTTCACCAAGCCGCTGCCAGAGTACGGAATGTACTTGGACCGAATCGAGTGACCGTTCATGTTGCGGAGCTTGTCGTAGAACATTCCTGACCAATCCACCACTTCCCGCATCTCAAGACGATGATTGAGGTATGGATTGTAGGTGTAAGCTTGTTCTCGATTATGGCCAATCACTGCGCAATTGAGTACTCGGTGAATCCAGCACTCGTTAAAAACCATCTCCAGCTCATCTGCGTTCGGTTTTATTACAGCAAAAATCAAATGCTCAGCTCTTGGGTTCCACGCATATTTCAAACgaagtttggaaaatttgtgaaagaaatcaggAACGTTCACTGTCAGGAATATGACTGACCTGAACTTCCCCACGCTTGAAATCAGCCCAGTATTTTTCTCGTCAATCGAATCGCCGGTGGACTCAAGATTAAAGGTCAAGTACGTTTGGGCCAATGCATTCATTAGCTCTGCCAAAACACTGTCACAAACTGAGCAACCTTGATGTGACAAAACAACGTTTACCGTCGACTTTGCAGACTGACGCTTTGCCAATTCCAACAATAAAACTTCATAGTTGTCCGTTAAATCATCCTCGTACTCTAATGTTCCGTAAAACGAAGATCTCAATGGAGACTTTCCTTCTTCAGATTTCTCGATTAGAAGAACAGCAACAGAAATCGTGGCAATAACACCAAAAATGATTCTGCACATATCTACCTCACTGTTCGATAGTCCGAAGTGAAATAAACACTTTTCTAGGTACGAAATTGGATGACATGACCGAGTAGATACAAATATCTCGACATCTGATTATGTTTACTTTCACCACCTTTTGAGAGTGTACAATCAGGCGTTACCGACACTCGACGGAATATTTGCATAACCAATTGTAGCGATTTGGGAAGTGTAATGATACTTTATC belongs to Neodiprion lecontei isolate iyNeoLeco1 chromosome 5, iyNeoLeco1.1, whole genome shotgun sequence and includes:
- the LOC124294694 gene encoding uncharacterized protein LOC124294694 produces the protein MCRIIFGVIATISVAVLLIEKSEEGKSPLRSSFYGTLEYEDDLTDNYEVLLLELAKRQSAKSTVNVVLSHQGCSVCDSVLAELMNALAQTYLTFNLESTGDSIDEKNTGLISSVGKFRSVIFLTVNVPDFFHKFSKLRLKYAWNPRAEHLIFAVIKPNADELEMVFNECWIHRVLNCAVIGHNREQAYTYNPYLNHRLEMREVVDWSGMFYDKLRNMNGHSIRSKYIPYSGSGLVKWVKEERVFKIFGTDFGHAKAVYKAMNATSSSINVTEAQFLSYQNFTYRYERWADHQFGGSEMWLNYMPYGTKFKERIERSYPVARGDIRILAPKSSIKMPSLLAPYNKATWICVLTTLAVFSIYLHIFNKLRGIIDNALLRTLGVFLGMDLMNGRQELVQRFTFAMLMLFSLLILNAYQGSLYSVLATSSYHPEIDTLPQLHQRTKSLWALQNIAVHLPRQELGLRVFTFDTVAYVDYMATHRDEAYAFSNTMADYISRRKILSENGVPFYHIMKEYFIPGFRVYFLPYGSPYLEKIDRIVLACNEAGLSEYWKEESYFQDILTGDTMISTSAERPLKKLSLHTQLMSFYIWGAGLFTSLCCFIAEIYFYHDLKKGASRQPATR